A stretch of the Papaver somniferum cultivar HN1 chromosome 6, ASM357369v1, whole genome shotgun sequence genome encodes the following:
- the LOC113286479 gene encoding dynamin-related protein 5A-like produces MVQTVLTTKWTKTMEAMDMFQLLKILTCILTKAMSVLDMHLGTVIKSRIPGLQSIINKSIAELEAELSRFGKPVAFDGGGKLYLIMEICHLYDGIYKEHLDGMYVAGRLECSWCYFLVDWNVAAPAHT; encoded by the exons ATGGTCCAAACTGTTCTCACGACAAAG TGGACAAAAACAATGGAGGCTATGGATATGTTTCAGCTGCTCAAGATCCTAACATGTATCCTAACCAAGGCTATGTCGGTCCTGGATATG CACTTGGGAACTGTAATCAAGTCTCGCATCCCAGGCCTCCAGTCGATAATTAATAAAAGTATTGCTGAACTAGAGGCGGAATTGAGTCGTTTTGGCAAGCCTGTTGCTTTTGATGGTGGA GGTAAACTGTACCTGATTATGGAGATTTGTCATCTTTATGATGGAATTTACAAAGAACATCTTGACGGCATGTATGTAGCTGGTAGATTGGAATGTAGCTGGTGTTACTTTCTGGTAGATTGGAATGTAGCTGCCCCTGCCCACACAT GA